Part of the Caldisericia bacterium genome is shown below.
AGGAGTTGGGTTTTAAGAATTACCTCTATCATTATCCAACCTCTGTTCCCTATGGGATACAGAAACTGATAGACATTGGAAGGGTACTCATGGCTGATCCAGAAATACTACTTCTTGACGAGCCAACATCTGGATTAACAACAACGGAAAAGGTGAAACTAAAAGAGACTCTGATTAAGCTAAAAGAGGAAAGAAATCTCACCCTTTTTCTAATTGAGCACGATATGTCTGTTGTGATGGATATATCCGATACTGTAACGGTAATAAATTTTGGAGAAAAGATTGCTGAGGGAAAACCTGAGGAGATAAGAAACAACAGTAAAGTCATAGAGGCTTACTTAGGGGAGGAAGAGAATGCTAAAAGTTGATAATCTTTATGTAAGTTATGGTCCTGTTAAGGCGTTATCAGGTGTCTCCCTTAAAGTAGAAGAGGGAAGCATAGTTTCACTACTTGGTCCAAACGGTGCAGGGAAGACAACGACACTTAAGACAATCTGTGGATTTCTAAAACCTGATAAGGGAAAAGTAATATTTTCTGATAGAGATATAACAGGGCATGCTCCAGAAGATATTGTAAGACTTGGAATCTCTATGGTGCCTGAAGGGAGAAGGATATTTCCAGAGCTTACTGTGAAGGAAAATTTAATTCTTGGAACATACATAAGAAAGGATAGAAAGAAAAGTCTAAAAGATTTAGACAAGATCTACTCATACTTCCCTGTTTTGAAGGAAAGAGAAAATCAACTTGCAGGTACACTCTCAGGTGGAGAACAACAGATGCTTGCAATTGGAAGAGCTCTTATGAGTAATCCAAAAATCCTTCTTTTGGATGAACCATCCCTGGGTCTTGCACCAATACTGGTACAGGAAATATTCAGCATCATAAAGGAAATAAATAAATCAGGTGTGTCTGTGCTCCTTGTGGAACAGAATGCCTATCAGGCACTTAAGATAAGTAACTACTCATACATACTTGAGGTTGGGAAAATAGCCTTTGAGGGAAAAAGCGAGGAGCTTTTAAAAACAAAAGAAGTCAGGAAATATTATCTTGGGAGGTAAGAA
Proteins encoded:
- a CDS encoding ABC transporter ATP-binding protein, which codes for MLKVDNLYVSYGPVKALSGVSLKVEEGSIVSLLGPNGAGKTTTLKTICGFLKPDKGKVIFSDRDITGHAPEDIVRLGISMVPEGRRIFPELTVKENLILGTYIRKDRKKSLKDLDKIYSYFPVLKERENQLAGTLSGGEQQMLAIGRALMSNPKILLLDEPSLGLAPILVQEIFSIIKEINKSGVSVLLVEQNAYQALKISNYSYILEVGKIAFEGKSEELLKTKEVRKYYLGR